The genomic stretch GCTGGCGGGCGTTGCCAAGACGCTCGAACGCGCTTTCGGGGTCAGGAATGCCAAGGCGGTGGCGCTGGTGATCAATTCGCCCGGCGGCTCGCCGGTGCAATCGCGCCAGATATATTTGCGGATCAGACAACTCGCCGCGGAAAAGAATTTGCCGGTGCTGGTGTTCGTCGAGGACGTCGCGGCATCCGGCGGCTACATGATCGCCTGCGCCGGCGACGAGATATTCTGCGATCCGTCTTCGATCCTGGGTTCGATCGGCGTGGTCGGCGGCAGTTTTGGATTTCAGGATCTGATCAAGCGGATCGGCGTCGAGCGGCGGCTCTATACGGCCGGCGAACACAAGGCGATGCTCGATCCGTTCCTGCCGGAGAACCCCGATGATGTCTCGCGCGTAAAAGCGCTTCAGCGCGAGATCCACGCCATCTTCATCGCGCTGGTGAAGCAAAGCCGGGGCAGCCGCCTCAAGGGCGCCGACGATACCCTGTTCACCGGCGAATATTGGGCCGGTGAGACCTCGGTCTCCATGGGTCTGGCGGATGCCATCGGCGACCTGCGCTCGACCTTGCGCGCCCGCTACGGCGACAAGGTGCTGACGCCGGTGATCGCGCCCGCCAGCGGGATGCTGGCCGGGCTTCTCGGCCGCAGATCGGCAGGTGCTGGAACGCTGGCGTCGCTGGACGGGCTTTCGGGCCTCCCGGACGAGCTGATTTCCGCCCTCGAAACCCGGGCGATTTGGGCGAAATTCGGGTTTTAAGGGCAGGCACCCCGCGCCATTTAGCCCCAAAAGGCCAATTGCGGCGCGGGCCGGCTTGCGCGAGAATACCGTCATGGGGGTCCGACCGACGTGAACGACAAGGATCGACCGATGCCACCGTTGATCGCATTCGCCGGCGCCCTGGGTGGGCTGGCCGTGGTCCGCTGGGCCTACAAGACCGCCGTCAGGATCAACAGGGAGCTGGAAGAAGCGCGCCTGGCCCGCGTGGCCGAAGCCGCCCGTTCCGGCGATATCCCGACGCTGCGCCGCGACCCTGTCACCGGCGCCTATCGCCCGGGCTAGGAACGGCCGTCATTCCGGGGCGTGAAGCGAAGCGAAACGAACCCGGAATCTCGAGATTCCGGGTCTGGTGCTAGCGCACCATCCCGGAATGACGCCCTAAGTCGAGCCCCGGCATCGCCTTGATTCCCTGTCCCCCCGCCGATACGGTCCCGCGCGCTTCAAAACCCCTCGCGAGACCGATTCTGACGATGGACGCCATACCCGCTCATATGCGCCCGGAACGCTCGTTCCAGGGTTTTATTCTTGCTCTGCAGCGGTTCTGGGCCGATCAGGGCTGCGTGATCCTGCAGCCTTACGACATGGAAATGGGCGCCGGCACGTTTCATCCGGCGACGACGCTGCGCGCGCTGGGGCCGAAGCAATGGAATGCGGCGTATGTGCAGCCGTCGCGCCGGCCGAAGGACGGCCGTTACGGCGAAAACCCCAACCGCCTGCAGCACTATTACCAGTTTCAGGTCATCATGAAGCCATCGCCGCCGAACCTTCAGGACCTGTACCTGAAGTCGCTGGCCGCGATCGGCATCGACTCCGCGCTGCACGACATCCGCTTTGTCGAGGACGACTGGGAAAGCCCGACGCTGGGTGCGTGGGGCCTGGGCTGGGAGTGCTGGTGCGACGGCATGGAAGTGTCGCAGTTCACTTACTTTCAGCAGGTCGCGGGCGTCGAATGCGCGCCGGTCGCCGGCGAACTCACCTACGGGCTCGAGCGGCTTGCGATGTATGTGCAGGGCGTTGATCGCGTCTACGACCTCAATTTCAACGGCCGCGACGGCGCCGACAAGGTGACCTATGGCGACGTGTTCCTGCAGGCCGAGCAGGAATATTCCCGGCACAATTTTGAATATGCCGACACGACGATGCTGTTCGAGCAGTTCAAGATGGCGGAAGAGGCCTGCAAGAAATATCTCGCCGCCGGATGGCGCGAGGGAAGCAACCAGAAAGAACATCTGATGGCGCTGCCGGCCTATGACCAGTGCATCAAGGCAAGCCATGTCTTCAATTTGCTCGATGCTCGCGGCGTAATCTCGGTAACGGAGCGGGCAAGCTACATCATGCGCGTGCGCGACCTCGCAAGAGCCTGCGGCGAAGCCTGGGTCCACACCGAAGCGGGCAGGGCGGTCTGATGCCCGATCTCCTGTTAGAGCTGTTTTCCGAAGAAATCCCCGCGCGCATGCAGGCGAAGGCGGCGGACGATCTGCGCCGCATGGTCACCGACAAGCTGGTGGCCGAAGGACTGGTCTATGAAGGCGCCAAGGCGTTCGCGACGCCGCGGCGGCTGACGCTGACCGTGCACGGTATTCCCGCGCGGCAATCGGATCTGAAGGAAGAGCGCCGCGGCCCGCGCGTCGGCGGAGCGGATGCGGCGATCCAGGGCTTTTTGAAAGCCACCGGCCTTGCCTCGCTCAGCGAGGCCAGGATCCAGACCGATCCCAAGAAGGGCGACTTTTACATCGCGCTGATCGAAAAGCCCGGCCGTCCCACGCTCGACGTGCTCGCTGAGAATCTGCCGGTGATCGTGCGCACCTTCCCGTGGCCGAAATCGATGCGCTGGGGCGAGCGCTCGGCGAAATCGGGTTCGCTCACCTGGGTGCGGCCGCTGCACGCCATCATCGCGACCTTCGGCCTCGAGACCGAAGAGCCCGACGTGGTGAAGTTCGACGTTGCCGGGATCGAAGCGGGCCAAACTACTTTTGGCCATCGCTTTATGGCGCCGGCCGCGATCTCCGTGCGCCGTTTTGAGGATTACGAGGCGAAGCTGCTGGATGCCAAGGTTGTGCTCGATCCGGAGCGCCGCAAGGATACCATCGTTACCGACGCCAAGCAGTTGGCCTTCGCGCAGGGGTTCGAACTGGTCGAGGACCAGGTGCTGCTGGATGAGGTCTCAGGCCTCGTCGAATGGCCCGTCGTGTTGATGGGCTCGTTCGACCCGGAATTCCTGTCGATCCCGGGCGAGGTGATCCGCGCCACCATCCGCAACAACCAGAAGTGCTTCGTGGTCAAAGACCCCAAGACGGGAAAACTGACCAACAAATTCATCCTCACCGCCAACATCGAGGCGAGCGACGGCGGCAAGGCCATCGTCGCCGGCAACGAGCGCGTGATCCGTGCGCGGTTGAGCGATGCGAAGTTTTTCTATGAAAGCGATCTGAAGACCAGGCTGGAAGCCCGGCTGCCGAAATTCGACGGAATCGTGTTTCACGAGAAGCTGGGCACGCAGGGCGAGCGCATCAAGCGCATCGAACGGCTGGCGGCCGAGATCGCGCCGCTGGTCGGCGCCGATTTCGAAAAGACAAAGCGCGCGGCGCATCTGGCGAAGGCGGATTTGCTGACCGAAGTGGTCGGCGAATTCCCGGAGCTGCAGGGCTTGATGGGCAAATACTACGCGCTGGCGCAGGGCGAGGATGCTTCCGTCGCCGCCGCGAGCGAAGAGCATTACAAGCCGCAGGGGCCGACCGATCGCGTGCCGACCGACCCGGTGAGCGTGGCTGTGGCGCTGGCCGACAAGATCGACACGCTGGTTGGGTTCTGGGTGATCGACGAGAAACCGACAGGATCGAAGGATCCTTACGCGCTACGTCGCGCGGCGCTCGGGGTAATTAGGCTGCTTCTTGAGAGTCTAATTCGCTGCTCGCTCACTGAACTATTCAGGAGTTCATATTTGC from Bradyrhizobium sp. Ash2021 encodes the following:
- a CDS encoding S49 family peptidase, with the translated sequence MSEQTRDRGVMPGLLERLKEFVPAKFRRGAAVVPVVRLSGVIGAVTPLRPGMSLAGVAKTLERAFGVRNAKAVALVINSPGGSPVQSRQIYLRIRQLAAEKNLPVLVFVEDVAASGGYMIACAGDEIFCDPSSILGSIGVVGGSFGFQDLIKRIGVERRLYTAGEHKAMLDPFLPENPDDVSRVKALQREIHAIFIALVKQSRGSRLKGADDTLFTGEYWAGETSVSMGLADAIGDLRSTLRARYGDKVLTPVIAPASGMLAGLLGRRSAGAGTLASLDGLSGLPDELISALETRAIWAKFGF
- the glyS gene encoding glycine--tRNA ligase subunit beta, coding for MPDLLLELFSEEIPARMQAKAADDLRRMVTDKLVAEGLVYEGAKAFATPRRLTLTVHGIPARQSDLKEERRGPRVGGADAAIQGFLKATGLASLSEARIQTDPKKGDFYIALIEKPGRPTLDVLAENLPVIVRTFPWPKSMRWGERSAKSGSLTWVRPLHAIIATFGLETEEPDVVKFDVAGIEAGQTTFGHRFMAPAAISVRRFEDYEAKLLDAKVVLDPERRKDTIVTDAKQLAFAQGFELVEDQVLLDEVSGLVEWPVVLMGSFDPEFLSIPGEVIRATIRNNQKCFVVKDPKTGKLTNKFILTANIEASDGGKAIVAGNERVIRARLSDAKFFYESDLKTRLEARLPKFDGIVFHEKLGTQGERIKRIERLAAEIAPLVGADFEKTKRAAHLAKADLLTEVVGEFPELQGLMGKYYALAQGEDASVAAASEEHYKPQGPTDRVPTDPVSVAVALADKIDTLVGFWVIDEKPTGSKDPYALRRAALGVIRLLLESLIRCSLTELFRSSYLLHLLRNQRGNTFVFLPTEDGRNHASITAAFADERTRSEPFKSKAVLDLTKPAIVCTSKVEQRSDARGTITLLLADAIDQGHDIVGTLPSCEQVRADLLSFFADRLKVQLRDQGARHDLVDAVFSLGGQDDLLLVVRRVEALGKFLDSDDGKNLLAGTKRANNILGIEEKRDKRSFDGAPDAALYALDEEKALAKAIDQVKNEAGTAVAKEDFAAAMSAMAKLRPAVDAFFDKVKVNDDDPKVRENRLRLLNEIRAATRAVADFSKIEG
- a CDS encoding glycine--tRNA ligase subunit alpha; translation: MDAIPAHMRPERSFQGFILALQRFWADQGCVILQPYDMEMGAGTFHPATTLRALGPKQWNAAYVQPSRRPKDGRYGENPNRLQHYYQFQVIMKPSPPNLQDLYLKSLAAIGIDSALHDIRFVEDDWESPTLGAWGLGWECWCDGMEVSQFTYFQQVAGVECAPVAGELTYGLERLAMYVQGVDRVYDLNFNGRDGADKVTYGDVFLQAEQEYSRHNFEYADTTMLFEQFKMAEEACKKYLAAGWREGSNQKEHLMALPAYDQCIKASHVFNLLDARGVISVTERASYIMRVRDLARACGEAWVHTEAGRAV